A genomic segment from Rhinatrema bivittatum chromosome 19, aRhiBiv1.1, whole genome shotgun sequence encodes:
- the LOC115080957 gene encoding afadin- and alpha-actinin-binding protein-like — MKRRELEIQRLKLLADKKTRRAAVPGALKQAEVTRASRRKGRVEVKKEEDVESLQTIIRHLEKSNKELVAENFELKRFQEQMKRDMQHLLSLRREDSLSDFFHQETEGDMSQSHGSASEQLTHSICEQWRSLKRHLQRLERRGEDRHDVIPTTDHEREISVLKREIAESRDLIVMQQQIMQEQLLAAQNGRLPSQVRGSYFLEEQLRLQEERGKLEQQKRTLQAERWNFTEAAIRLGYERKQLEEERALFLKHQFLNMVPSLDQRSTFPWPALGLEHGNLTEAAMWLGPSENPYLLPGNARASTPPAVSASKQRVETPSTAELYRVLKLTPENRTFSVGESFLCDCGQQSMPLCLDERENLSPLHSERSQIPASFNRRESACQTQTEDFLLLRSNLLSQFLDASF; from the exons ATGAAGCGCAGGGAGCTGGAAATCCAGCGGCTGAAGCTCTTAGCTGACAAGAAGACTCGGAGGGCAG CGGTTCCTGGtgccctgaagcaggcagaggtgACGAGAGCttccaggaggaaggggagagtggAAGTGAA GAAGGAGGAAGATGTGGAATCACTGCAAACAATTATCAGGCATCTGGAGAAAAGCAATAAGGAGCTGGTGGCAGAGAACTTTGAGCTGAAGCGATTTCAGGAGCAGATGAAGAGGGACATGCAGCACTTGCTCAGCTTGCGGCGCGAGGACAGCTTAAGT GATTTCTTTCACCAGGAGACTGAAGGGGACATGAGCCAGTCGCACGGATCTGCGAGTGAGCAGCTGACGCACAGTATCTGCGAGCAGTGGCGCAGCCTGAAGAGGCACCTGCAGAGGCTGGAGCGCCGAG GAGAAGACAGGCACGATGTGATCCCGACGACAGACCACGAGAGAGAGATTTCAGTGCTGAAGCGGGAGATTGCAGAGAGCCGGGATCTGATCGTTATGCAGCAGCAGATCATGCAG GAGCAGCTGCTGGCTGCCCAAAACGGCCGGCTCCCCTCCCAGGTGAGAGGCTCCTACTTCCTGGAGGAGCAGCTGCGActgcaggaggagagagggaagctgGAGCAGCAGAAGAGGACGCTCCAGGCGGAGCGATGGAACTTCACGGAAGCGGCAATTCGGCTGGGATATGAG CGGAAGCAACTTGAGGAGGAACGTGCCCTGTTCCTGAAGCATCAGTTCCTCAACATGGTGCCGAGCTTGGATCAGCGAAGCACCTTCCCCTGGCCTGCCTTAG GTCTGGAGCACGGGAACCTTACTGAGGCTGCCATGTGGCTCGGACCGAGTGAAAACCCCTACCTGCTGCCTGGTAATGCGAGGGCGAGCACACCTCCAGCTGTGTCAGCGAGCAAACAGCGTGTGGAGACCCCCAGCACCGCTGAGCTGTATCGTGTGTTGAAGCTCACACCGGAGAACag GACCTTTTCTGTGGGAGAGAGCTTTTTGTGTGACTGCGGGCAGCAGAGCATGCCATTGTGCCttgatgagagagagaacctgtccCCATTGCACAGCGAGAGATCGCAAATCCCTGCCAGTTTCAACCGCCGAGAGAGTGCCTGCCAGACCCAGACAGAGGACTTCCTGCTACTCCGCAGCAATCTCCTCAGCCAGTTCCTGGATGCTTCCTTCTAA
- the ALKBH7 gene encoding alpha-ketoglutarate-dependent dioxygenase alkB homolog 7, mitochondrial: MGPARAVRRFLRVAAVRALRRGSSWLAAAGPLVLQRLAGDVQVRPDFLSRREEAALCRELEPDLRRQRYQREHWDGAIHGFRETEKLRWTEESSEILQRVRDAAFPPGVPQLSLVHVLDLEKSGYIKAHIDSVKFCGSTIAGLCLLSSSVMRLVSQENQDDWADLLLERRCLYILRGRARYEFTHELLRDEESFFNGQKVARDRRISVICRNLPDSPHPA, encoded by the exons ATGGGGCCGGCGCGGGCCGTGAGGCGCTTCCTTCGCGTCGCCGCCGTCCGGGCCCTGCGGCGCGGGAGCTCCTGGCTGGCGGCGGCGGGCCCGCTCGTTCTGCAGCGGCTGGCCGGGGACGTGCAGGTGCGGCCGGACTTTCTGAGCCGGCGGGAGGAGGCGGCGCTGTGCCGGGAGCTGGAGCCTGACCTGCGGCGCCAGCGCTACCAGCGCGAGCATTGGGACGGG GCAATCCATGGCTTCCGAGAAACAGAGAAATTGCGCTGGACAGAAGAGAGCTCGGAAATTCTGCAGCGTGTCCGAGATGCAGCTTTCCCTCCCGGAGTACCTCAGCTCTCTTTGGTGCACGTCCTGGATCTGGAGAAGAGTGGCTACATTAAAGCTCATATTGATAGCGTTAAG TTCTGTGGCAGCACCATTGCCGGCCTGTGCCTGCTCTCCTCCAGCGTGATGCGACTGGTGAGTCAGGAGAACCAGGACGACTGGGCTGATCTCTTGCTGGAGCGACGTTGCCTCTACATCCTCAG AGGAAGAGCCCGCTATGAGTTCACTCACGAGCTCTTGCGAGACGAGGAATCCTTCTTTAATGGACAGAAGGTTGCCCGAGACCGCCGGATTTCTGTCATCTGCCGTAACCTGCCAGATTCTCCCCATCCAGCGTAG
- the LOC115080417 gene encoding persephin-like, with amino-acid sequence TRPREKADERECRLKSLQLRVKDLGLGYDSEETILFKYCSGGCPKARTNHDLTLSLLLKSDIPALIEEKVFSDPCCRPTHYEDVAFLDDSHQWHKVEKLSASICSCVG; translated from the coding sequence ACCCGGCCTCGGGAGAAGGCGGACGAGCGCGAGTGCCGGCTGAAGAGTCTGCAGCTGCGGGTCAAGGACCTGGGCCTGGGCTACGACTCCGAGGAGACCATCCTCTTTAAGTACTGCAGCGGCGGCTGCCCCAAGGCCCGCACCAACCACGACCTgaccctctccctgctcctgaagagcGACATCCCGGCTCTCATAGAGGAGAAGGTCTTCAGCGACCCCTGCTGCCGGCCTACGCATTACGAGGACGTGGCCTTCCTGGACGACAGCCACCAGTGGCACAAGGTGGAGAAgctgtctgcctccatctgcagcTGCGTGGGCTGA